The following are encoded together in the Paenibacillus pabuli genome:
- a CDS encoding YopX family protein → MEIKFDAILIATWEHFTPIDINFEDNTLTASLNGVSIKTYSFSTDGNSGEVVLRQYTGGRDIKYKDVYAGDILRDKRGNMYYIIFADMSFRAMYKDGYCYKYFFDDEIIGNIYTSPDTISW, encoded by the coding sequence TTGGAAATTAAATTTGACGCTATACTTATAGCTACGTGGGAACACTTCACGCCTATTGATATTAATTTTGAGGATAACACTCTAACTGCATCACTTAACGGAGTATCAATTAAAACTTACAGTTTTTCGACTGACGGTAATTCGGGCGAGGTGGTGCTCCGCCAGTATACTGGAGGAAGGGATATAAAATATAAGGACGTTTACGCAGGGGATATACTACGTGACAAAAGAGGTAATATGTACTATATAATTTTCGCTGATATGTCATTCAGAGCCATGTATAAAGATGGGTACTGTTATAAGTATTTTTTTGACGATGAAATTATTGGCAATATTTACACCTCACCAGATACCATATCTTGGTAA